The DNA window GTAGATGTCGCTGCCTTGTGCGTACGCCAGTGCGCCTACCCCAGCCGGCTTTGCTGAGTTATAGTGCACCCGTACGTCATCCATCGACATGCCGGAAAGCTGCTCGATACCGGCTTTCAGCCCAGCCGGCAACCCCTTCCGCTGGATGATTGCCCCTTTCAGGATAGCCACCCGCTTTTGCTGCATCACCTGCCGGGGACTCGTGTCGATTTTTGCCTGTAACACGGTGGTCCTCGTTCCACCGCTCGACGGCGATGATGCCGGGGAAACAGTGCGGGCATGAGCAGGCTGGTAAGTACTGGACGGGTATGACATAGGTGATCGACGGGTTTCAAAACCGTGTTGACAAGGTTGTCAAAAGAACCCGTCCCGGCAAGCGGTCATCCTCACTTTTCAAACAAACGGCAGGTAAATTATTTACTCATAATCAGCTATTTACTGAGCGGACCTTTCCTGTATCTTTGGTAACCATGATCGCTCAACACACCACGCTTACACTCCACCCCGCCACCGCACAACTACTGGCGCAGATTCGGGCGCTGGAGGACACGGTAGCCCAACTGGAGACAGACAAAGCAGGGT is part of the Spirosoma rhododendri genome and encodes:
- a CDS encoding eCIS core domain-containing protein — its product is MSYPSSTYQPAHARTVSPASSPSSGGTRTTVLQAKIDTSPRQVMQQKRVAILKGAIIQRKGLPAGLKAGIEQLSGMSMDDVRVHYNSAKPAGVGALAYAQGSDIYLAPGQDRHLAHEAWHVVQQRQGRVRPTIDVNGMAVNDNVQLEREADVMGARANGG